ACAACAGATTCAGCTTCAAGGAGGGCAACAGATTCAGCAGATTCAATTACAAGGAGGCCAACAGATTCAGCTTCAAGGAGGCCAACAGATTCAGCTTCAAGGAGGCCAGCATATTCAGCTTCAAGGAGGCCAGCAGATTCAGCAGATCCAACTCCAAGGAGGCCAACAGATTCAGCTACAGAGCGGCCAACAGATTCAGTTACAAGGCCAACAGATTCAGCTTCAGGGTGGTCAGCAGATCCAACAGATCCAGCTTCCAGGTGGTCAGCAGATCCAGATCCAGACTGTGGAGGCCATGTCTCCATCCCAGCAGCAGGGCTCTCCCCGGGAGGCCGAGAGGAGGGCCGGCGCCTCCCCCActgtcctccagccagccaagAAGCGCAAGGTGGACGTCCCCATCGCGGTGTCGTACGCTCTGCCCCAAGGACAGCAGGTGGCAACCGTCCTGGCCATCCCTCAGGGTCAGCAGCAAAGCTATGTGTCACTCCGCCCTGACCTGTTGACTGTAGACAGCACACACCTGTACAGCACCACGGGCACCATCACAGGGCCCGCAGGGGAAACCTGGACGATCCCTGTGTACTCAACCCCCCAGCAGCAGGGCGTGGCCCACATTGCCATCCCGCAGGAGGCTTATAGCACCGTCCAAGTGGCGGCCAGCCACGACAaggacaagatggccgccatctCGTCGGCAGGGTCGGTGGCGGTGCATTCGGGCGCGGCGGTGACGGTGGCGTCGGGGACGCAGGAGGAGGTGGTCCAGACGCTGTTCCCGGCGCAGTTCATGAACGGGAACCTCCACATCCCTGTGGCGGTGCAGACAGTGGGCGGGGCCTACAACACCACCCAGTCGCTGCACATCTGGGACCCTCAGCAGCAGCAcggccagggaggagaggagcaacaGCTACACCTGCAGGTCAGAACAGAGAACCGTCAAGCCGTCTCTCCTAGACCCCCTCTGTATGTCGCCTTGCTGAATCCTTGAGGTTACACATGGTTTGTTTAAGGAGGGGACGCTGGGTTGTGGGTGATGGCACGTGCTCCGACGAGCAGGGGGTTTGTCTGCGCAGGCCGTCAGGGTGCCGTTTTAAAGGCGTCGAGTTTGTTTTCATCAGCGTGTGTTTTTACGCCGTCCAGGCCGAgtcggacggacagacggaggcCTCCACCGAgctgctgcttcctgtctcgcTGAAGCCCGAGGAGGGCCTGGAGGTGTGGAGGCTCTGGGTCCAGCGCAAAAACGCTGAgttggagaaagaggagaagcagaagctAGCGCCCATTGGACGTGAGTCTTCACCTGGTCGGAAATTGAATTTCTACTCTTCATGGGATATTAGTTTCAAATGTGCCGTGTTcgtttgtcctcctctctctttctctctttctctctctctctctctctctctctgtccttcccactctatttatttatctttcctcttctttttctctctctctccctccccctctttctttctgtctcctttttttctttccctctctctctctctctctctccctctcccgcctcAATCtaatttcccctctctccctctcctcccccctctttctctctctaggtCGTCAGCCCATGCGTTTCCAGGAGGACCTGGTGTCGAGTGCAGTGGCTGAACTCAACGTGGGTCTGGCCCTGATGACCCAGGAGGcacgagggctggagggagagcagtTTGAGCCGGATGCTCTCTACTACGTGTTCCTCTGTATACAGAAGGTGCCACAACCCTCCCTAACGTTCCCATTGCGACAGCAGGACATCcacatgtacactcacacagtacAGGGGCCTAGATTTCATAATACAGGGTTGGGACATGTCCTACCCACTTTTATAAAACTGTGAATctgccccccccaaacacacaccttttcaGTAAGAACATTTTATTGAATGGCAGCATTCTCAgttatgtgtaaaaaaaaacacacaacaacaacacgatCATCCTGAAATGcataaaacattttaacaaaacacaaaaaaacttaaatactttttatttatttttaatctataatttgtgtgttttctttttctcccaaAATTTGTAGTATCTCTTTGAAAATGGACGGGTCGACGACATTTTCTCCGATCAGTACTACACACGTTTCTCCCAGTGGTTACACAAAATCCTGGATGATTGGAGACCAGCTGTCCACCCGTTGGGTAAGTTaggaagggtggagggctggacgGAGGGCTGGACGGAGGGCTGGACGGAGGGCTGGACGGAGGGCTGGACGACGGGCTGGGCGGAGGGCTGGGCGGAGGGCTGGGCGGAGGGCTGGGCGGAGGGCTGGGCGGAGGGCTGGGCGGAGGGCTGGGGAAGCATTGCCCTCGTTGCTCCTACCACATGATTTTGCAGATCTAAAGCAC
The window above is part of the Osmerus mordax isolate fOsmMor3 chromosome 1, fOsmMor3.pri, whole genome shotgun sequence genome. Proteins encoded here:
- the LOC136941493 gene encoding transcriptional regulator QRICH1-like gives rise to the protein MNEPESGVVSFDEYVRQKARSVPQHRMKEFLESLANKGPEVLQEFSQQSNAATTTTMVYQQSGNCVYTDSTEVAGSLLELACPVQVTSAQMSPQTSEQQIQVQVQIQGQQGQAVGQLLQVASPSQQDIQGISTAAQLVQQGELTEEQHQQIQAQLVAAVGQQIQLQGGQQIQQIQLQGGQQIHLQGGQQIHLQGGQQIQLQGGQQIQLQGGQQIQQIQLQGGQQIQLQGGQQIQLQGGQHIQLQGGQQIQQIQLQGGQQIQLQSGQQIQLQGQQIQLQGGQQIQQIQLPGGQQIQIQTVEAMSPSQQQGSPREAERRAGASPTVLQPAKKRKVDVPIAVSYALPQGQQVATVLAIPQGQQQSYVSLRPDLLTVDSTHLYSTTGTITGPAGETWTIPVYSTPQQQGVAHIAIPQEAYSTVQVAASHDKDKMAAISSAGSVAVHSGAAVTVASGTQEEVVQTLFPAQFMNGNLHIPVAVQTVGGAYNTTQSLHIWDPQQQHGQGGEEQQLHLQAESDGQTEASTELLLPVSLKPEEGLEVWRLWVQRKNAELEKEEKQKLAPIGRRQPMRFQEDLVSSAVAELNVGLALMTQEARGLEGEQFEPDALYYVFLCIQKYLFENGRVDDIFSDQYYTRFSQWLHKILDDWRPAVHPLGYFIPSHVTEEMLWECKQLGAHSPATLLTTLMYFNTKYFHLTTVEQHMKVAFSKVLRHTKKNPSNPKDKSTSIRFLKGVGPHQIGQKVTDDMYEEQGEDPENPLRCPIKLYDFYLFKCPQSAKGRNDAYYLTPEPVVAPNSPIWYSTQPITSQQVEQMLTRIIMVREIQEAVAQGSIH